A window of Natrinema salifodinae contains these coding sequences:
- a CDS encoding cupin domain-containing protein — protein sequence MSPRPGAGPVIANPVTGERVAVRERTDAALRIEYVLEPGGFAVGKVDHVHPTQTERIAVERGRLGVRIDGDEWTATPGTKFAVLPETEHTIWNDGDEPVRTEIELRPALESLAFFETLFGLAREGKTNDWGLPGPLQLAVLADTYREEFALARVPVALQRTLASLAAPIGRLAGRRPRYPRFAVRSPAEFAAAKE from the coding sequence ATGAGTCCGCGTCCGGGCGCCGGACCCGTCATCGCGAACCCCGTGACGGGCGAACGGGTCGCCGTCCGCGAGCGGACCGACGCCGCGCTCCGGATCGAGTACGTCCTCGAACCCGGCGGGTTCGCGGTCGGAAAAGTCGACCACGTCCACCCGACCCAGACCGAACGGATCGCGGTCGAGCGCGGTCGGCTCGGCGTCCGGATCGACGGCGACGAGTGGACGGCGACTCCCGGAACGAAATTCGCGGTGCTCCCCGAGACCGAACACACCATCTGGAACGACGGCGACGAACCGGTCCGCACGGAAATCGAGTTGCGGCCCGCGCTCGAGAGCCTGGCGTTCTTCGAGACGCTGTTCGGGCTCGCTCGCGAGGGGAAGACCAACGACTGGGGGCTGCCAGGCCCGCTTCAACTCGCGGTGCTGGCCGACACCTACCGCGAGGAGTTCGCTCTGGCGCGCGTGCCGGTGGCGCTCCAGCGGACGCTGGCGTCGCTCGCCGCACCGATCGGTCGGCTCGCCGGCCGCCGTCCCCGGTATCCCCGGTTCGCGGTTCGGTCGCCGGCCGAGTTCGCCGCTGCGAAGGAGTGA
- a CDS encoding MFS transporter: MSASPDGDRDRDQASTDASGDPEIRGSPRRGVAAATLGFFVGFTGVVLYSPVAAELEDAMGLSGLALGLLVAAPQLTGSLLRIPFGAWVEDVGAKKPFLTLLGSSIVGMAGLSAILLTVGLDDLSAAHYPLVFLFGALSGCGIATFSVGSAQTSYWSPENRQGTMLAVYAGLGNSSPGLFTLVVPFALAALGLTGAYLAWFAILVCGTIAYAALAVDAPSFQFRKRGLEPAAAKRRAEARGQELFPNDDATASIRQAASIPRTWVLVALFFVSFGGFLALATWFPSYWTAVHGFGTRRAGTVTAISFTLLAALIRVPGGVVSDRVGGERTAIASFLLIGIAAAGLIAAETVASALAATVLLGIGIGVANAAVFQLVPTYVPEAVGGASGLVGGLGAFGGFVLPPVLGLFVDLQGTAGYANGFVVFLGLAVVSIGLAGGLYRAQVEPIPDDGPIPADD; this comes from the coding sequence ATGTCCGCGAGCCCAGACGGTGATCGAGACCGGGACCAGGCGTCGACGGACGCGAGCGGCGACCCCGAGATCCGCGGGAGCCCGCGGCGGGGCGTTGCGGCCGCGACGCTCGGTTTCTTCGTCGGCTTCACCGGCGTCGTCCTCTACAGCCCCGTCGCCGCGGAACTCGAGGACGCGATGGGGCTGTCCGGGCTCGCGCTCGGCCTGTTAGTCGCCGCGCCCCAACTGACCGGCTCGCTGCTCCGAATCCCCTTCGGCGCCTGGGTCGAGGACGTCGGCGCGAAGAAACCGTTTCTCACCCTGCTCGGTTCTTCCATCGTCGGCATGGCCGGCCTCTCGGCGATCCTCCTGACCGTCGGTCTCGACGACCTGTCGGCGGCCCACTACCCGCTCGTGTTCCTGTTCGGCGCGCTGTCCGGCTGCGGCATCGCGACGTTCTCGGTCGGCTCGGCCCAGACGTCCTACTGGTCGCCCGAAAATCGCCAGGGGACGATGCTCGCGGTGTACGCCGGCCTGGGCAACAGCTCGCCTGGACTCTTCACGCTCGTCGTTCCGTTCGCGCTCGCCGCGCTCGGGCTGACGGGCGCGTACCTCGCCTGGTTCGCCATCCTCGTCTGCGGGACGATCGCGTACGCGGCCCTGGCCGTCGACGCGCCCTCGTTCCAGTTCCGGAAGCGGGGGCTCGAGCCCGCGGCCGCGAAACGGCGCGCCGAGGCTCGGGGGCAGGAACTGTTTCCCAACGACGACGCGACGGCCTCGATCCGCCAGGCCGCGAGCATCCCGCGGACCTGGGTGCTCGTCGCGCTGTTTTTCGTCTCCTTCGGCGGCTTCCTCGCGCTCGCGACCTGGTTTCCCTCCTACTGGACGGCCGTCCACGGGTTCGGAACGCGACGCGCCGGGACCGTCACCGCGATCTCGTTCACGCTGCTCGCGGCGCTGATCCGCGTGCCAGGCGGCGTCGTCAGCGACCGGGTCGGCGGCGAGCGGACCGCGATCGCGAGTTTCCTCCTGATCGGGATCGCCGCGGCCGGCCTGATCGCGGCCGAGACCGTCGCATCGGCACTGGCCGCGACCGTCCTGCTCGGCATCGGCATCGGCGTCGCTAACGCGGCGGTGTTCCAACTCGTCCCGACGTACGTGCCCGAAGCCGTCGGCGGCGCGTCGGGCCTGGTCGGCGGACTCGGCGCGTTCGGCGGCTTCGTTCTCCCGCCCGTACTCGGCCTCTTCGTCGACCTGCAGGGGACCGCCGGCTACGCGAACGGCTTCGTCGTCTTCCTCGGCCTGGCGGTCGTTTCGATCGGGCTCGCCGGCGGACTCTACCGAGCGCAGGTGGAGCCGATTCCGGACGACGGCCCGATTCCCGCCGACGACTGA
- a CDS encoding amphi-Trp domain-containing protein: protein MPEEILFESERDLDRAEIASLLRRVADNLDAGEPITLAAGDDSVTLDPPARPTFEVKAEREGPTDAPGELSVEFELEWDESDADGESSGGLRIE, encoded by the coding sequence ATGCCCGAGGAGATACTCTTCGAATCCGAACGCGACCTGGACCGCGCGGAGATTGCGTCGTTGCTCCGTCGCGTCGCGGACAACTTGGACGCCGGCGAGCCGATCACGCTCGCCGCGGGCGACGACTCGGTGACGCTCGACCCGCCCGCGCGCCCGACGTTCGAGGTCAAAGCCGAACGCGAGGGGCCGACGGACGCGCCTGGCGAACTGAGCGTCGAGTTCGAACTCGAGTGGGACGAAAGCGACGCGGACGGCGAATCGAGCGGCGGGTTACGAATCGAATAG
- a CDS encoding YciE/YciF ferroxidase family protein yields the protein MNVETLEDLFGYQLQHAYYVERTHVELLDEMAADARNDDLAERFATHRDETERQAERLEDVFAAMGRQPRASRSRAVDGFAASRRNRIESSDGNEDGQAPPMHVDLGIGLAAERLEIRTYEGLLRLAGRLAYADDVVEPLEATLAEERETRQRLEDVETETSIVDSLEH from the coding sequence ATGAACGTCGAAACACTCGAGGACCTCTTCGGCTACCAGCTACAGCACGCCTACTACGTCGAACGGACCCACGTCGAACTGCTCGACGAGATGGCCGCCGACGCCCGGAACGACGACCTGGCCGAGCGGTTTGCGACCCACCGCGACGAGACCGAGCGCCAGGCCGAGCGACTGGAGGACGTGTTCGCGGCGATGGGCCGGCAGCCGCGGGCGAGCCGCTCGCGGGCCGTCGACGGGTTCGCGGCATCGCGGCGGAATCGCATCGAGTCGAGCGACGGAAACGAGGACGGCCAGGCGCCGCCGATGCACGTCGACCTCGGGATCGGGCTCGCGGCCGAGCGCCTCGAGATTCGTACCTACGAGGGGCTGCTCAGGCTGGCGGGCCGACTCGCCTACGCGGACGACGTCGTCGAACCGCTCGAAGCGACCCTCGCGGAGGAACGGGAGACCCGCCAGCGGCTCGAGGACGTCGAGACGGAGACGTCGATCGTCGACTCGCTGGAACACTGA
- a CDS encoding aldo/keto reductase has product MHHRRLGSTGRAVSEVGLGTWNIGGDWGDVDDETGREVVRAALDAGIDFVDTADVYGDGRSERHVGRVLDECDAHDDVFVATKAGRRLDPHEADRYDYDHLSSFVDRSREYLREETLDLLQLHCPPTEAYYQPSTFAALDRLKDEGKIAHAGVSVETVEEGLKAIEYDVVETVQLIFNPFRQRPKELFFDRARTEDVGVIVRVPYASGLLTGALDREQTFPADDHRNFNREGEAFDVGETFAGVPYETGHDAVEALEPHVPGGLSMADLTLRWILDHEAVSTVIPGTTSPEHVRSNAAVSELDPLSNRVRGAVRDVYEAHVAEHVHLRW; this is encoded by the coding sequence ATGCACCATCGACGACTCGGTTCGACCGGGCGGGCCGTCTCCGAGGTCGGCCTCGGGACCTGGAACATCGGCGGCGACTGGGGCGACGTCGACGACGAGACGGGCCGCGAGGTCGTCCGTGCGGCCCTCGACGCGGGGATCGACTTCGTCGACACCGCGGACGTGTACGGCGACGGCCGCAGCGAGCGCCACGTCGGTCGCGTGCTCGACGAGTGCGACGCTCACGACGACGTCTTCGTCGCGACGAAGGCCGGCCGCCGGCTCGATCCCCACGAGGCCGATCGCTACGACTACGACCACCTCTCGTCGTTCGTCGATCGGAGCCGCGAGTACCTCCGCGAGGAAACCCTCGATCTCCTCCAGTTGCACTGTCCGCCGACCGAGGCGTACTACCAGCCGTCGACCTTCGCGGCGCTCGACCGGCTGAAAGACGAGGGCAAGATCGCCCACGCGGGCGTCAGCGTCGAGACGGTCGAAGAGGGGCTCAAGGCAATCGAGTACGACGTCGTCGAGACCGTCCAGCTCATCTTCAACCCGTTCCGCCAGCGCCCGAAGGAGCTGTTCTTCGACCGGGCGAGGACGGAAGACGTCGGCGTGATCGTTCGGGTCCCGTACGCGTCGGGGCTGCTGACGGGCGCGCTCGATCGGGAGCAGACGTTCCCCGCGGACGACCATCGGAACTTCAACCGCGAGGGCGAGGCCTTCGACGTCGGCGAGACGTTCGCCGGCGTCCCCTACGAGACGGGCCACGACGCCGTCGAGGCGCTCGAGCCCCACGTCCCCGGGGGGCTGTCGATGGCCGACCTCACGCTCCGGTGGATCCTCGATCACGAGGCGGTCTCGACCGTCATTCCCGGGACGACCTCGCCCGAACACGTCCGGAGCAACGCGGCCGTCTCGGAGCTCGATCCGCTGTCCAACCGCGTCCGCGGTGCGGTCCGGGACGTCTACGAGGCGCACGTGGCCGAGCACGTCCACCTCCGCTGGTAG
- a CDS encoding YciE/YciF ferroxidase family protein has protein sequence MSTTTTTPRDALTTELERLYYVERELCDELETLAADVSIDALDDGRATGCREQLCETIDEHCSETRRHCERIENAFDALGEEPATRRVPEFDGLIADKEKFNNVVLNDELRPLYYVETVLKLEALECTSYETALSLASTIEGEESEAVVDALRPNYDDERAMRTDVESLADGGAVDRLLAASPVDDARRESLDRI, from the coding sequence ATGAGCACGACTACGACCACGCCACGCGACGCACTCACGACCGAGTTAGAGCGCCTCTACTACGTCGAGCGGGAGCTCTGCGACGAGCTCGAGACGCTGGCGGCCGACGTCTCGATCGACGCGTTAGACGACGGCCGGGCGACCGGTTGTCGGGAACAGCTCTGCGAGACGATCGACGAGCACTGCTCGGAGACGCGGCGCCACTGCGAGCGCATCGAGAACGCGTTCGACGCGCTCGGCGAGGAGCCCGCGACCCGACGCGTCCCGGAGTTCGACGGCCTGATCGCCGACAAGGAGAAGTTCAACAACGTCGTCCTGAACGACGAACTCCGGCCGCTGTACTATGTCGAGACCGTCCTGAAGCTCGAAGCCCTTGAGTGTACGAGCTACGAGACGGCGCTGTCGCTCGCGAGCACGATAGAGGGCGAGGAGAGCGAGGCCGTCGTCGACGCCCTCCGGCCGAACTACGACGACGAGCGGGCGATGCGAACCGACGTCGAATCGCTGGCCGACGGCGGGGCCGTCGACAGACTGCTCGCGGCGAGCCCGGTCGACGACGCCAGGCGCGAGTCGCTCGATCGAATCTGA
- the larE gene encoding ATP-dependent sacrificial sulfur transferase LarE — protein MTTVEAKLEAARDDLAARDGVLVAFSGGVDSSAVAALAHDALGDDAVACTAKSETLPEAELEDARRVADEIGIRHEIVSFSELESDAFVENDDDRCYHCRTMRLGEMLETARSLGVSTVCDGTNADDPGAGHRPGLQAVEELDVHSPLLAHDVTKEEVRAIAEHYDLSVADKPSMACLSSRIPTGLEVTEDRLTRIERAEALVRQWGFDQFRVRDHDGLARIEVSPDELDRALEREFVETVRAELSKLGFDHVTLDLHGYRTGSVSPETESDAAESSSDD, from the coding sequence ATGACAACGGTCGAGGCGAAACTCGAGGCCGCCCGCGACGATCTCGCGGCCCGCGACGGCGTCCTCGTGGCCTTCTCCGGTGGCGTCGACTCGAGCGCGGTGGCCGCGCTCGCCCACGACGCGCTCGGCGACGACGCCGTCGCCTGCACCGCCAAGAGCGAGACGCTCCCCGAGGCCGAACTCGAAGACGCCAGGCGCGTCGCCGACGAGATCGGAATCCGCCACGAGATCGTCTCCTTCTCCGAACTCGAGAGCGACGCGTTCGTCGAGAACGACGACGATCGCTGCTACCACTGCCGGACGATGCGACTCGGCGAGATGCTCGAGACCGCCCGCAGCCTGGGGGTTAGCACGGTCTGCGACGGGACGAACGCGGACGACCCGGGTGCGGGCCACCGGCCTGGCCTCCAGGCGGTCGAAGAACTTGACGTCCACTCACCGCTGCTGGCCCACGACGTCACGAAAGAGGAGGTCCGAGCGATCGCCGAGCACTACGACCTCTCGGTCGCCGACAAGCCCTCGATGGCCTGTCTCTCCTCGCGGATTCCGACCGGCCTCGAAGTCACGGAAGACCGGCTCACGCGGATCGAACGCGCCGAGGCGCTGGTGCGCCAGTGGGGGTTCGACCAGTTCCGTGTCCGCGACCACGACGGGCTCGCCCGGATCGAGGTCTCGCCGGACGAACTCGACCGCGCGCTGGAGCGCGAGTTCGTCGAGACGGTCCGCGCGGAGCTGTCGAAGCTCGGGTTCGACCACGTCACCCTCGATCTCCACGGCTACCGGACCGGGAGCGTCAGTCCCGAGACGGAATCCGATGCCGCCGAGTCATCGAGCGACGACTGA
- a CDS encoding nitrite/sulfite reductase — protein MAHKKEERKEGCYGDEVRERILEFAENGGYEAIPEDERETWFTRFKFWGLFHQRDGQESYFMMRLTNASGILEPGQLRAIGEVARDYAKGPVENPEFGNGWIDLTTRQSVQLHWIKLEDVPEIWEQLESVGVHSRSSGGDTMRNISGCPLHGKAEEFVESGPLLERFEEELRTDDDLANMPRKFNISVSGCTVGCAQDSINDIGFEPATKEIDVSGEAGGSSDESDGGETVRGFNVRIGGGLGGRQPRAATPLDVFVRPENAYEVGRGFVELYHDYGNRQNRSKNRARFFAEDWGMEKIRETLQEEYVDFEMHTAGEDVREEYTYNAGRPVEDGQHDHVGVGDQADGRNYVGLSVPVGRLPAEDAVELADLADEYGSGEVRLTRRQNPVVVDVADDDLDGLLDEPLLEEYPPEPSPFERGAMACTGTEFCSIALTETKARMARMLRWLNANVDLPDDVGTIKMHYSGCTADCGQAMTADIGLQGMRARKDGQMVEAFDIGVGGGVGEDPSFIDWVQQRVPADEAPGAIRNLLEAYAAHRECETPEESREDGEAVRGQTFREWVDATGEEQLIEFCEPEETDFEAPYMADAKQSWYPFAEEASAAAAAEESAAPSDD, from the coding sequence ATGGCGCATAAGAAAGAGGAGCGCAAGGAGGGCTGTTACGGCGACGAGGTCCGCGAGCGCATCCTCGAGTTCGCCGAGAACGGCGGCTACGAGGCGATTCCGGAGGACGAACGCGAGACGTGGTTCACTCGGTTCAAGTTCTGGGGGCTGTTCCACCAGCGCGACGGGCAGGAGTCGTACTTCATGATGCGGCTGACCAACGCCAGCGGCATCTTAGAGCCCGGTCAGCTCCGGGCCATTGGCGAGGTCGCCCGCGACTACGCGAAAGGCCCCGTCGAAAACCCCGAGTTCGGCAACGGCTGGATCGACCTGACGACCCGTCAGTCGGTCCAGCTGCACTGGATCAAACTCGAGGACGTCCCCGAAATCTGGGAGCAACTCGAGTCGGTCGGCGTCCACTCCCGTTCTTCGGGCGGGGACACGATGCGCAACATCTCCGGCTGCCCACTCCACGGGAAGGCCGAGGAGTTCGTCGAGTCCGGGCCCCTGCTCGAGCGCTTCGAGGAGGAGCTTCGGACGGACGACGACCTGGCGAACATGCCCCGGAAGTTCAACATCAGTGTGTCGGGGTGTACGGTCGGCTGCGCGCAGGACTCGATCAACGACATCGGGTTCGAGCCGGCGACCAAGGAGATCGACGTCTCCGGCGAAGCCGGAGGCTCGTCGGATGAGTCCGACGGTGGCGAAACGGTCCGGGGCTTCAACGTCCGCATCGGCGGCGGCCTCGGCGGTCGCCAGCCCCGCGCCGCGACGCCGTTGGACGTCTTCGTCCGGCCCGAGAACGCCTACGAGGTCGGGCGCGGCTTCGTCGAACTCTACCACGACTACGGGAACCGGCAGAACCGCTCGAAGAACCGCGCCCGGTTCTTCGCCGAGGACTGGGGCATGGAAAAGATCCGCGAGACGCTTCAGGAAGAGTACGTCGACTTCGAGATGCACACCGCCGGCGAGGACGTCCGCGAGGAGTACACCTACAACGCCGGCCGACCCGTCGAAGACGGGCAGCACGACCACGTCGGCGTCGGCGACCAGGCGGACGGGCGCAACTACGTCGGCCTGAGCGTCCCCGTCGGCCGGCTGCCGGCCGAGGACGCCGTCGAACTGGCCGATCTGGCCGACGAGTACGGCTCCGGCGAGGTTCGGCTGACCCGCCGCCAGAACCCCGTCGTCGTCGACGTCGCGGACGACGACCTCGACGGACTGCTCGACGAACCGCTGCTCGAAGAGTACCCGCCCGAGCCGAGCCCCTTCGAGCGCGGCGCGATGGCCTGTACCGGCACCGAGTTCTGCTCGATCGCGCTGACCGAGACGAAGGCTCGGATGGCTCGGATGCTGCGCTGGCTCAACGCGAACGTCGACCTGCCCGACGACGTCGGCACGATCAAGATGCACTACTCGGGCTGTACGGCCGACTGCGGCCAGGCGATGACCGCCGACATCGGGCTACAGGGTATGCGCGCCCGCAAGGACGGCCAGATGGTCGAGGCCTTCGACATCGGCGTCGGCGGCGGCGTCGGGGAAGATCCCTCGTTCATCGACTGGGTCCAGCAGCGCGTGCCCGCCGACGAGGCGCCGGGCGCGATCCGGAACCTGCTCGAGGCCTACGCGGCCCACCGGGAGTGCGAGACTCCGGAGGAGTCTCGAGAGGACGGTGAAGCCGTCCGGGGCCAGACGTTCCGCGAGTGGGTCGACGCGACGGGCGAGGAACAGCTGATCGAATTCTGCGAGCCCGAGGAGACGGACTTCGAGGCGCCGTACATGGCCGACGCCAAGCAGTCCTGGTACCCCTTCGCGGAGGAGGCGTCGGCGGCCGCCGCGGCCGAGGAGTCCGCGGCGCCGTCGGACGACTGA
- a CDS encoding glutamate-cysteine ligase family protein, producing the protein MKTSIEVEYWVVDSDGNLTEPGPLAEVSERTEQEFVEPLFELKTPPCESVAELRSALVTELEDVLATAAEVDKHLVPLGTPINGDAIDRRPGERGRIQQAVLGANFDYAKYCAGTHVHIEKRNVTDQLNALIALDPALALVNSSPYVRGERIANGARAYCYRRKSYEGFPNHGQLWRYVENVGQWHRRLEECYEEFENAALEAGVEADAVERNFSPDDVVWTPVRLRDSMPTVEWRSPDAALPSQLLRLVDDLETVMERLHHTNVRIADDGYGDGGDAGTTATAEADESDDGGSASPGEPGPGGHAGYVTSNGIVLPAFETVWDLAETAMDAGLESTPVANYLRRMGFSVGDYHPIATRVDGRQYVTQADARELRLEYASRLEEDVEELRRLL; encoded by the coding sequence ATGAAAACGAGCATCGAAGTCGAGTACTGGGTCGTCGACAGCGACGGAAACCTGACCGAACCGGGACCGCTCGCGGAGGTCTCCGAGCGGACGGAGCAGGAGTTCGTCGAACCGCTGTTCGAACTGAAGACGCCGCCCTGCGAGTCGGTCGCCGAACTCCGGTCGGCGCTCGTCACGGAACTCGAGGACGTCCTCGCCACCGCGGCCGAGGTCGACAAGCACCTGGTCCCGCTGGGAACGCCGATCAACGGCGACGCGATCGACCGCCGTCCCGGCGAGCGAGGGCGGATCCAGCAGGCGGTGCTCGGCGCGAACTTCGACTACGCGAAGTACTGCGCCGGGACGCACGTCCACATCGAGAAGCGCAACGTAACCGACCAGCTCAACGCGCTCATCGCCCTCGACCCGGCGCTCGCGCTGGTCAACTCCTCGCCGTACGTTCGGGGCGAACGGATCGCTAACGGCGCCCGCGCGTACTGCTATCGGCGGAAGAGCTACGAGGGGTTTCCGAACCACGGCCAGCTCTGGCGCTACGTCGAGAACGTCGGCCAGTGGCACCGCCGACTCGAGGAGTGCTACGAGGAGTTCGAGAACGCCGCGCTCGAGGCGGGCGTCGAGGCCGACGCCGTCGAGCGCAACTTCTCGCCCGACGACGTGGTCTGGACGCCCGTCCGCCTTCGCGACTCGATGCCGACCGTCGAGTGGCGCTCGCCCGACGCCGCCCTCCCGAGTCAACTGCTTCGCCTGGTCGACGACCTCGAGACGGTGATGGAGCGGCTCCATCACACGAACGTGCGGATCGCCGACGACGGGTACGGCGATGGCGGCGACGCCGGGACGACGGCCACCGCCGAAGCCGACGAGAGCGACGACGGCGGATCGGCGTCGCCTGGCGAGCCGGGGCCAGGCGGCCACGCGGGCTACGTCACGAGCAACGGGATCGTCCTGCCCGCGTTCGAGACCGTCTGGGACCTCGCGGAGACGGCGATGGACGCCGGCCTCGAGTCGACGCCCGTCGCGAACTACCTCCGGCGGATGGGCTTCTCAGTTGGAGACTACCATCCGATCGCGACGCGGGTCGACGGGCGTCAGTACGTGACGCAGGCCGACGCCCGCGAGCTGCGACTGGAGTACGCGAGTCGACTCGAGGAGGACGTCGAAGAACTACGTCGGTTGCTGTAG
- a CDS encoding Gfo/Idh/MocA family protein, producing MDFGVLSTAGIAQKAFLPGIEASGHDVTAIASRDEADARTVAAEYGIEDTYGDYGDLIANADVDAVYVPLPNALHAEWTKRAADAGLDVLCEKPLAVDAAEASDVVDYCAERDVTLMEAFMYQYHPRTERAIALARDELEDVRSVAATFKYRLDRTEDIRLSPDLAGGSLMDVGCYAVSLVRQVLGEPERAYASTTDTRDAGVDTELTGVLEYADGATGRVSSGFDTRGVQRYRIEAANGWVEVENAFDVPDGELQLEYRIDGRRGVETFDPVDQFRLEIDHFADRVAAGRPPRTDGDEAIANMRALDALSESAERGQPVDL from the coding sequence ATGGATTTCGGCGTCCTCAGTACGGCGGGCATCGCACAGAAGGCGTTCCTTCCGGGAATCGAGGCCAGCGGCCACGACGTGACGGCCATCGCCTCCCGCGACGAGGCCGACGCGCGCACCGTCGCGGCGGAGTACGGAATCGAGGACACCTACGGCGACTACGGCGACCTCATCGCAAACGCCGACGTCGACGCCGTCTACGTCCCGCTGCCGAACGCCCTGCACGCGGAGTGGACGAAGCGCGCGGCCGACGCCGGACTCGACGTGCTCTGCGAGAAGCCGCTGGCCGTCGACGCCGCGGAGGCGAGCGACGTCGTCGACTACTGCGCGGAGCGGGACGTGACCCTGATGGAGGCGTTCATGTACCAGTATCACCCGCGGACCGAGCGCGCGATCGCCCTGGCCCGGGACGAACTCGAGGACGTGCGCTCGGTGGCGGCGACGTTCAAATACCGGCTCGACCGGACCGAAGACATCCGTCTCTCGCCCGACCTGGCCGGCGGGAGCCTGATGGACGTCGGCTGCTACGCCGTTTCGCTGGTTCGCCAGGTCCTCGGCGAACCGGAGCGAGCGTACGCGAGCACGACCGACACCCGCGACGCCGGCGTCGACACGGAGCTGACCGGCGTCCTCGAGTACGCGGACGGCGCGACCGGTCGGGTCTCGTCCGGGTTCGACACGCGGGGCGTCCAGCGCTACCGCATCGAGGCGGCCAACGGCTGGGTCGAAGTCGAGAACGCGTTCGACGTGCCCGACGGCGAACTGCAACTCGAGTACCGGATCGACGGCCGTCGCGGCGTCGAGACGTTCGACCCGGTCGACCAGTTCCGCCTCGAAATCGACCACTTCGCCGACCGCGTCGCCGCCGGCCGGCCCCCGCGGACGGACGGCGACGAGGCGATCGCCAACATGCGGGCACTCGACGCGCTGTCGGAAAGCGCCGAGCGGGGCCAGCCCGTCGACCTCTGA
- a CDS encoding DUF6789 family protein, with protein MAVSDHLRRLRSIAETEGHTSEVDEHSREEHLADAVGRGIQAGFVATLIMTAFRLPILRSLPPSANFWSQYVTGDDDPDEHPVAGLALHLLYGVSSGAVFGGLFALYDAGEAIEPEQRGLVWGSIYGMVLSAFGAQVMLKELLDIRLDADELALFHAGHLVYGLSLGAWIGSRTEGVADPDREYEYGDGN; from the coding sequence ATGGCTGTGTCAGATCACCTGCGACGCCTGCGTTCGATCGCCGAGACCGAAGGGCACACGAGCGAGGTCGACGAGCACTCGCGCGAGGAACACCTCGCCGACGCCGTCGGTCGCGGGATCCAGGCCGGATTCGTCGCGACGCTGATCATGACCGCGTTCCGGCTGCCGATCCTGCGGTCGCTACCCCCGTCGGCGAACTTCTGGTCGCAGTACGTCACCGGCGACGACGACCCCGACGAGCACCCGGTCGCCGGCCTGGCCCTGCATCTGCTCTACGGGGTCAGTTCGGGCGCGGTCTTCGGCGGCCTGTTCGCCCTGTACGACGCTGGGGAGGCCATCGAGCCCGAACAGCGCGGGCTCGTCTGGGGCTCGATCTACGGCATGGTCCTCTCGGCGTTCGGCGCCCAGGTCATGCTGAAAGAACTACTCGACATCCGCCTCGACGCCGACGAACTCGCCCTCTTCCACGCCGGGCACCTGGTTTACGGCCTCTCGCTGGGCGCCTGGATCGGCTCCCGAACCGAAGGCGTCGCGGACCCGGACCGGGAGTACGAGTACGGCGACGGTAACTGA
- a CDS encoding DUF5789 family protein, which produces MSHIDDDADEIRSLAVGEISQLFGGATFPMTTDEVLAEYADVEITYPRNSDSLETILETSGHETYETRDELELAILNGVGRDAVGRPRYSDRGDSPHDTDDHMRPRQSF; this is translated from the coding sequence ATGAGCCACATCGACGACGACGCCGACGAGATCAGATCCCTGGCGGTCGGCGAGATCAGTCAGCTGTTCGGGGGCGCGACGTTCCCGATGACGACCGACGAGGTGCTCGCGGAGTACGCCGACGTCGAGATCACGTACCCGCGCAACTCCGACTCGCTCGAGACGATCCTCGAGACGTCCGGTCACGAGACCTACGAGACGAGAGACGAACTCGAACTGGCGATCCTGAACGGGGTCGGGCGAGACGCCGTGGGCCGACCGCGGTACAGCGACCGCGGCGATAGCCCGCACGACACCGACGACCACATGCGACCGCGCCAGTCGTTCTGA